Proteins from a genomic interval of Undibacterium parvum:
- a CDS encoding cyanophycin synthetase, with protein sequence MTTKKKNIEFLRVTHLRGPNIWTYRPVIEAWLDIGELEDAPSNTLPGFYDRMLAALPGLIEHRCGVGERGGFLERVREGTWAGHILEHVVLELQNLAGMRTGFGQTRSTNTVGVYKMAFRTRQEQVGRAALLAGRDLLMALINDQPYDLEAKVTELHELVDDLCLGPSTAHIVDAATERKIPFIRLTEGNLVQLGHGAAQRRIWTAETDSTSAIAESIASDKDLTKTLLQSCGVPVPEGSLVKSAEEAWEEAQDIGLPVVVKPYDGNHGRGVSLNLMTEADVVAAYHLAARKGDSKSVIVERFVTGNEHRLLVVGKHVVAAAKGEALWVIGNGTSNIIELVDEQINTDPRRGTNEDSPLNAIAPQHGAEHILELERQGLTAYSIPLDGQKVLIQPNGNVAFDVTDEVHPEVARAAALAARIVGLDIAGVDLVADDISRPLEEQRGAIIEVNASPGLLAHLKPAEGMPRPIGTAIIANLFAANESGRIPIVGVAGSQGTSLIARLIACILSVSGKHTGVASSQGLFLDSRHVVKTNCANWDASQRLLLNRSVQAAVFETNPRMILSDGLAYDKCKVGVVTDISSSTELAEFYVTDTEQMFKILRTQIDVVLPDGVAVLNAGIPQVAEMAELCDGSVIFYGLDAALAPIVSHRSKGKRAVFLKDSNIILASGNEELVLMSLSSLKPSKAQQPESIMAAVAAAWALEISPELIGAGLRTFDSATKNS encoded by the coding sequence ATGACAACGAAGAAGAAAAACATAGAATTTCTCCGTGTAACACATTTACGCGGACCGAATATCTGGACCTACCGCCCTGTAATTGAAGCATGGTTAGATATAGGGGAGCTAGAAGATGCGCCCTCAAATACTCTGCCAGGATTTTATGATCGCATGCTTGCTGCGCTGCCAGGCTTGATTGAACATCGCTGCGGCGTCGGTGAGCGTGGCGGTTTTCTAGAGCGAGTGCGCGAAGGTACTTGGGCTGGTCACATACTCGAACATGTGGTCCTAGAGTTGCAAAACCTGGCTGGCATGCGTACCGGTTTTGGGCAGACGCGCTCGACCAACACCGTTGGTGTGTACAAAATGGCCTTTCGCACTCGTCAGGAACAGGTTGGACGCGCCGCCTTGCTGGCAGGCCGCGATCTATTGATGGCCTTGATCAATGATCAACCCTACGATCTAGAGGCGAAAGTCACAGAACTTCATGAATTAGTCGATGATCTTTGTCTAGGCCCCAGCACCGCGCACATCGTTGATGCGGCTACCGAACGTAAAATCCCCTTCATTCGTTTGACTGAAGGAAACCTGGTACAACTAGGCCATGGCGCAGCCCAAAGAAGGATCTGGACTGCCGAGACCGATAGTACCAGTGCGATCGCCGAAAGCATTGCTAGTGACAAGGATTTGACCAAAACTTTATTGCAGTCTTGCGGCGTACCTGTGCCAGAAGGTAGCCTAGTTAAAAGTGCGGAAGAAGCATGGGAAGAAGCTCAAGACATCGGTCTGCCAGTGGTGGTAAAACCTTATGATGGCAATCATGGTCGCGGGGTTTCACTCAATCTGATGACAGAAGCCGACGTAGTCGCGGCATATCATCTTGCAGCCCGTAAAGGCGACAGCAAAAGCGTTATCGTTGAACGTTTTGTCACCGGTAACGAACATCGGCTTTTAGTCGTAGGCAAGCATGTCGTTGCGGCTGCCAAAGGCGAAGCACTGTGGGTGATAGGAAATGGCACCTCGAATATTATCGAATTGGTCGATGAGCAAATCAATACAGATCCGCGACGCGGCACCAATGAAGATTCGCCATTAAACGCAATCGCACCGCAACACGGAGCTGAACACATACTGGAACTGGAACGTCAAGGCTTAACCGCGTACTCCATACCCTTAGATGGTCAAAAGGTATTAATCCAGCCAAATGGCAATGTCGCTTTTGACGTCACAGATGAAGTGCATCCAGAAGTGGCGCGTGCCGCCGCATTAGCTGCCCGCATTGTTGGCCTCGATATAGCCGGCGTCGATCTGGTAGCGGACGACATTTCCCGCCCACTGGAAGAACAACGTGGCGCCATCATTGAAGTCAATGCCAGTCCTGGTTTACTGGCGCATTTAAAACCTGCAGAAGGCATGCCACGCCCTATCGGTACCGCCATCATAGCCAATCTGTTTGCCGCCAATGAAAGTGGTCGCATTCCTATTGTCGGGGTCGCTGGCAGTCAAGGCACAAGTCTGATTGCGCGTCTGATCGCCTGCATACTCAGCGTCAGCGGCAAGCACACTGGCGTCGCCTCTAGCCAGGGTCTGTTTTTGGATAGTCGCCATGTAGTGAAAACGAATTGCGCCAATTGGGATGCCAGCCAACGTCTGTTACTGAATCGCTCCGTGCAGGCGGCAGTATTTGAAACCAATCCGCGCATGATACTGAGCGACGGCTTGGCGTACGATAAATGTAAGGTCGGAGTGGTCACCGACATCAGTAGCAGTACAGAACTGGCTGAATTTTACGTCACCGATACCGAACAAATGTTTAAGATTTTGCGCACCCAAATCGACGTGGTATTACCAGATGGCGTCGCCGTACTGAATGCGGGAATCCCGCAAGTAGCTGAAATGGCAGAGCTATGCGATGGATCTGTGATTTTTTACGGGCTAGACGCAGCATTAGCGCCGATCGTCAGCCATCGCAGCAAGGGTAAGCGGGCGGTGTTTCTAAAAGATAGCAACATTATCTTAGCTAGCGGCAACGAAGAACTAGTTTTGATGTCATTGTCCTCACTCAAGCCAAGCAAAGCGCAGCAGCCTGAAAGCATTATGGCTGCCGTTGCCGCTGCTTGGGCCTTAGAGATTTCACCAGAATTAATAGGTGCAGGATTGAGAACTTTCGATTCCGCAACAAAAAACAGCTAA
- the cphA gene encoding cyanophycin synthetase — protein MEVSRIRALRGPNLWSHHTAIETIVSCTPAECSIADLPDLETRLRARFPEIGPLQTTGHDEPVAMAHVLELAALGLQAQAGCPVTFSRTTQTLETGVFQVVAEYSEEAVGRLALEFAEALCLSALNDTPFDLGEALTQLRDLDEDVRLGPSTGSIVQAAVARNIPYRRLTNGSLVLFGWGSRQRKIQAAEMDGTSAIAEAIAQDKELTKRLLDAAGVPVPLGRTAVDMDDAWAIACEIGLPVVVKPKDGNQGKGVTVNVTTREQLDAGYIAASEFRDDILVERYLPGNDFRLLVIGNKLIAAARRDPPQVVGDGTHSVRELVEQVNKDPRRGTGHATSLTKIRFDDIALASLAKQGYLADTVPPKGKRVILRNNANLSTGGSATDVTDDVHPDIAASAVAAAQMIGLDICGVDLVCDSVLKPIEDQNGGIVEVNAAPGLRMHLSPSFGKGRPVGEAIVAAMFADGDDGRIPVVAVTGTNGKTTTVRLIAHLLTTSGLRTGMTNTDGVYIEGRRIDTGDCSGPRSARNVLLHPDVDAAVFETARGGILREGLAFDRCQVAVITNIGSGDHLGLNYITTVEDLAVLKRVIVQNVADSGVAVLNAADPIIAKMAHNCTGTVTFFAADSQNPVLARHKAQGNRVVYVDGSSLIAYEGAEMQKIALSGIPITRNGAIGFQVENVMASVAAAWGVGITWDAIRTGLKTFANESDNAPGRFNVFDYRGATLIADYGHNPDAILALVQAVESMPANRRSVVISGAGDRRDQDIRQQTEILGAAFDEVILYQDQCQRGRADGEVVALLRTGLANASRTKEIKEINGEFIAIDTALASLSEGDLCLILIDQVEEALAHIAKRIAEA, from the coding sequence ATGGAAGTATCACGTATACGGGCTCTGCGTGGCCCAAATCTCTGGAGTCATCACACTGCAATCGAAACGATAGTCAGTTGCACTCCTGCGGAATGCTCTATCGCCGACTTGCCCGATCTTGAAACTCGCCTACGTGCCCGTTTTCCGGAAATTGGTCCTTTGCAAACGACTGGCCATGATGAACCCGTCGCGATGGCCCATGTACTCGAATTAGCGGCACTGGGCCTGCAAGCCCAAGCCGGTTGCCCGGTGACGTTTAGTCGGACTACTCAAACATTAGAGACTGGCGTATTCCAGGTCGTCGCTGAATATTCAGAAGAGGCAGTCGGTCGTCTGGCCTTGGAATTCGCTGAAGCTCTCTGCCTTTCAGCCTTAAATGACACGCCTTTTGATTTAGGCGAAGCGCTCACTCAGTTACGCGATCTGGACGAAGATGTGCGCTTGGGTCCTTCGACTGGCTCCATAGTACAAGCGGCAGTAGCGCGCAATATCCCGTATCGCCGTCTCACAAATGGGTCTCTGGTTTTATTTGGATGGGGCAGCCGTCAGCGAAAAATTCAGGCGGCAGAAATGGATGGCACCAGCGCCATCGCCGAGGCCATAGCACAAGACAAAGAACTCACTAAACGCCTGCTTGATGCTGCAGGCGTACCGGTGCCACTAGGTCGTACCGCCGTTGATATGGACGATGCATGGGCGATCGCCTGTGAAATCGGCCTGCCAGTAGTGGTCAAACCCAAGGATGGCAATCAGGGCAAAGGCGTCACCGTCAACGTCACGACGCGCGAGCAACTCGATGCAGGCTATATCGCTGCATCTGAATTTCGCGATGATATTTTGGTGGAGCGCTACCTGCCCGGCAACGATTTCCGCCTACTGGTAATCGGTAACAAATTGATTGCGGCAGCGCGCAGAGATCCACCGCAGGTGGTCGGCGACGGCACGCATTCAGTACGCGAATTAGTCGAACAAGTAAATAAAGATCCCCGCCGCGGAACTGGTCACGCGACTTCTTTGACCAAAATTCGATTTGACGATATCGCCCTGGCCAGCCTGGCAAAACAAGGCTATCTGGCAGATACAGTTCCGCCTAAAGGTAAGCGCGTTATTTTACGCAATAACGCCAACTTATCGACTGGAGGCTCCGCCACCGATGTCACTGACGATGTACATCCAGACATCGCCGCCAGTGCAGTCGCTGCCGCCCAGATGATAGGACTGGACATTTGCGGGGTCGACTTGGTTTGCGATAGCGTACTCAAACCTATAGAAGACCAAAATGGTGGCATCGTTGAGGTTAACGCGGCACCTGGCCTGCGTATGCATTTATCTCCTTCATTTGGCAAAGGACGACCAGTCGGTGAAGCAATCGTCGCTGCCATGTTTGCCGACGGCGATGATGGTCGCATCCCAGTAGTGGCAGTCACTGGCACCAACGGCAAGACCACCACGGTACGCCTGATCGCCCATCTATTAACGACTAGCGGTCTACGCACCGGCATGACTAATACCGACGGCGTCTACATAGAAGGCCGACGCATCGATACTGGAGACTGCAGCGGACCGCGTAGCGCCCGCAACGTCTTACTTCATCCCGATGTAGACGCCGCAGTATTTGAAACAGCACGTGGTGGTATCTTGCGCGAAGGTCTGGCGTTTGATCGCTGCCAGGTGGCTGTCATCACGAACATAGGCTCAGGCGATCACCTCGGTCTAAACTACATCACCACGGTAGAAGATCTGGCTGTGCTAAAACGTGTGATAGTACAAAACGTCGCCGACAGTGGCGTCGCAGTTTTAAATGCGGCCGATCCTATCATCGCAAAAATGGCCCACAACTGCACCGGCACTGTCACCTTCTTTGCAGCAGATAGCCAAAATCCCGTATTGGCACGCCACAAGGCACAAGGCAATCGCGTTGTGTATGTTGACGGCTCCAGTTTGATTGCCTATGAAGGCGCTGAAATGCAAAAAATCGCTCTATCAGGGATACCGATTACCCGCAATGGTGCCATCGGCTTCCAGGTTGAAAATGTCATGGCCTCAGTGGCAGCTGCCTGGGGTGTAGGCATCACATGGGATGCGATACGCACAGGACTCAAAACCTTTGCCAATGAAAGCGACAACGCACCTGGCCGTTTTAATGTATTTGACTATCGTGGCGCAACTCTCATCGCTGATTACGGGCACAATCCGGATGCCATTTTAGCTTTGGTGCAAGCGGTTGAAAGTATGCCTGCCAATCGTCGCTCAGTGGTTATCAGTGGTGCGGGGGATAGACGAGATCAGGACATCCGCCAACAAACTGAGATACTCGGCGCGGCCTTTGACGAAGTAATACTGTACCAGGATCAATGCCAAAGAGGTCGCGCAGACGGTGAAGTGGTTGCCTTACTCAGAACCGGGTTGGCCAATGCCAGCCGCACCAAAGAGATCAAAGAAATCAATGGGGAATTTATCGCCATAGACACTGCATTGGCAAGCTTGTCTGAAGGGGATTTATGCCTGATACTGATTGATCAAGTAGAAGAAGCGCTGGCACATATTGCCAAGCGCATTGCAGAAGCCTAA
- the ftrA gene encoding transcriptional regulator FtrA, with the protein MENDKDQHLVVALAYDQLCTFEFGCTVELFALDRPELGVNWYRFAVCAAESGVIRAAGGITVSAPYSLELLEQADTIVIPGWRDADELPPAALLEQIRAAYLRGARLCSICSGVFVLAAAGVLDGKRVTTHWRYAARLAQRYPKIIVEAENLYVDAGQIITSAGSAAGLDMLLHLVRRDYGAKVGNQVAQRLVAAPHREGGQAQFLPRPMAHDERGRLSMLIDSVRAQPALRYSIKSMAQQANMSVRTMQRQFQEATGMGPIEWLIRERIAIAKDLLESAEPALSKVAELAGFGSEESFRRHFRRHVASSPAAYRRRFAGAF; encoded by the coding sequence ATGGAGAACGATAAAGATCAACACCTGGTAGTTGCTTTGGCTTACGACCAACTCTGCACCTTTGAATTTGGCTGTACGGTGGAGTTGTTTGCGTTGGATAGACCGGAGTTAGGTGTGAACTGGTATAGGTTTGCAGTTTGTGCAGCAGAGTCTGGAGTGATTCGGGCCGCCGGTGGTATCACCGTGTCTGCGCCATATTCGCTAGAGTTGTTAGAGCAGGCTGATACCATTGTTATCCCCGGATGGCGCGATGCCGACGAGTTGCCGCCGGCCGCGCTGCTAGAACAAATACGCGCTGCCTACTTGCGTGGGGCACGCCTGTGCAGCATTTGTTCCGGTGTGTTTGTGCTAGCCGCCGCCGGGGTGCTCGACGGAAAGCGTGTGACCACACATTGGCGTTATGCTGCACGTCTGGCGCAGCGTTATCCTAAAATTATTGTGGAAGCAGAAAATTTATACGTAGACGCTGGTCAGATCATTACTTCTGCCGGTTCGGCCGCTGGTCTGGATATGTTGCTGCATCTGGTACGTAGGGATTATGGTGCCAAGGTAGGCAATCAGGTGGCGCAGCGACTGGTGGCGGCGCCGCATCGGGAAGGTGGTCAGGCACAGTTTTTGCCGCGCCCTATGGCTCATGATGAACGTGGGCGTTTGAGTATGCTGATTGATAGTGTGCGTGCGCAACCAGCTTTGCGGTACAGCATTAAGAGCATGGCGCAGCAGGCGAATATGAGTGTCAGAACTATGCAAAGACAGTTTCAAGAGGCCACCGGCATGGGCCCAATCGAGTGGTTGATACGAGAGCGTATCGCGATCGCCAAGGATTTATTGGAGTCAGCAGAGCCAGCACTCTCTAAAGTGGCCGAGTTGGCAGGTTTTGGCTCTGAGGAGTCGTTCAGGCGACATTTTCGTCGGCATGTTGCTAGTAGCCCAGCGGCATACCGCCGTCGTTTTGCGGGAGCATTCTGA
- a CDS encoding rhodanese-like domain-containing protein codes for MSLITEIAAAASPRALAHFEAMLEFETDCWDVNDAISSGTQDFVLFDVRSAEKFAQGHVPGAVHLPRGKMIASKLAKYSADTLFVTYCAGPHCNGAARAAIVLARQGRPVKTMPGGITGWIDEGFALDGTDIFQAVLA; via the coding sequence ATGTCACTTATTACAGAAATTGCTGCAGCCGCCAGCCCTCGCGCCCTCGCCCATTTTGAAGCCATGCTGGAATTTGAAACCGATTGCTGGGACGTCAACGACGCCATCAGCTCAGGTACACAAGATTTCGTTTTATTTGACGTCAGAAGCGCCGAGAAATTTGCGCAAGGCCATGTGCCCGGTGCAGTGCACCTGCCGCGCGGAAAAATGATCGCATCAAAATTGGCGAAGTACTCCGCAGATACTCTCTTCGTGACCTATTGCGCCGGTCCGCATTGCAATGGCGCAGCGCGTGCCGCCATCGTATTGGCGCGCCAAGGGCGACCGGTAAAAACCATGCCGGGCGGAATTACAGGATGGATAGACGAGGGTTTCGCATTAGACGGCACTGACATTTTCCAAGCAGTCCTTGCATAG
- a CDS encoding tetratricopeptide repeat protein, producing the protein MRSFPPQADHPFIKLYSSGLIALSLILCWAPPVCATAYTPASDLSVLERLPFKPNDPLARELSTLRTALRKQPDNLIVAVELARRYYEMVGEQGDPRYLGYAQAALTPWWNMPDAPIEVQVLRAGLAQFRHDFPAAITYLGKVLERDPQHQQARILRAIIQIVQARYDLARDDCQFLKTDSKDLIGIGCLAMVDGLTGKAGPAYATLQLALIHTKILSSEHKLWVLTRLAELSLRLGKIETSERHFQQALTLGVADTFLLAAYADFLLDQKRPAEVVTLLKDKTRSDTLLLRLAFAERDLQLSNATEREATLAARYLAAQLRGDTVHQQEEARFALRVQADPVKALALAKENWKVQREPRDARIFLEAALASKNSNAAIAVLDWLESSHIEDPYLRSLERQVKVAQK; encoded by the coding sequence ATGAGATCATTCCCCCCTCAAGCTGATCATCCTTTCATCAAACTGTACTCAAGCGGCTTGATTGCCCTGAGTCTGATACTTTGCTGGGCGCCACCAGTTTGCGCCACCGCATACACCCCGGCATCAGATTTAAGCGTCTTAGAACGACTGCCTTTCAAACCGAATGACCCGCTTGCGCGCGAATTATCGACTTTACGAACAGCCTTAAGAAAGCAGCCAGACAATCTGATCGTAGCCGTTGAATTAGCGCGCCGCTATTATGAAATGGTTGGAGAACAAGGCGACCCACGTTATTTGGGATATGCACAGGCTGCGCTCACGCCTTGGTGGAATATGCCAGACGCGCCAATCGAAGTTCAAGTGTTACGCGCTGGTCTGGCGCAGTTTCGCCACGACTTCCCTGCAGCGATTACTTATCTAGGCAAGGTTTTAGAACGTGACCCGCAGCACCAGCAAGCACGCATCTTGCGCGCCATCATACAAATCGTACAGGCTCGCTACGATTTAGCCAGAGACGATTGTCAGTTTTTAAAAACTGACAGCAAAGATCTGATAGGCATAGGCTGTCTAGCGATGGTCGATGGTTTAACAGGAAAAGCGGGGCCAGCGTATGCGACTCTACAATTAGCCTTGATACACACAAAAATACTCAGCAGCGAGCACAAACTATGGGTACTGACCCGATTAGCCGAATTGAGCCTACGGCTAGGAAAAATTGAAACTAGCGAGCGCCACTTCCAGCAAGCGCTAACACTTGGTGTGGCTGATACCTTTTTACTCGCGGCCTACGCTGATTTTTTGTTAGATCAAAAACGTCCAGCCGAAGTCGTGACGCTATTAAAAGACAAGACCCGCTCCGATACCTTGCTATTGCGACTGGCATTTGCTGAGCGCGACTTGCAGCTAAGCAACGCTACAGAACGAGAAGCGACGCTCGCTGCGCGTTATCTGGCAGCCCAATTGCGTGGCGATACCGTACATCAACAAGAAGAAGCCAGGTTTGCCTTGCGAGTTCAAGCCGATCCAGTTAAGGCCTTAGCACTCGCCAAAGAAAACTGGAAAGTGCAACGAGAACCGCGCGACGCTCGCATCTTCCTAGAAGCAGCGCTGGCATCAAAAAATTCAAACGCGGCAATTGCAGTATTAGACTGGCTGGAAAGTAGTCACATTGAAGATCCTTATTTGCGTAGTTTAGAACGCCAAGTGAAGGTCGCGCAAAAATGA
- a CDS encoding HupE/UreJ family protein, with translation MFFAFSAAAHKPSDSYLSLSIKDQQIDGRWDIALRDLDFALGLDANADAEITWGELRAKHAEISAYALARLQLSTQGKICSTQVIQHLVDDHTDGAYAVLRFKAVCSAPLDTLQLHYQLFFDLDPQHKGLLRLNCQEQVNTAIFSPEKARQDFNLKQVSKFTQFLDYAREGVWHIWIGFDHILFLLALLLPAVVVRQEKKWLAVSAFQPAFWSVLKIVTAFTLAHSITLTLATLGLISLPSRWVEAIIAASVVVAALNNIYPLFRERRWLMAFVFGLIHGFGFASVLSDLGLPQSTLGLALLGFNLGVELGQLAIVGIFLPSAFSLRHTWFYRRFILLGGSISIALLAMIWLIERAFDIKLLGF, from the coding sequence ATGTTTTTCGCATTCAGCGCCGCCGCTCACAAACCCAGCGACAGCTATCTAAGCCTCAGCATCAAGGATCAACAGATTGATGGGCGCTGGGATATCGCCTTGCGCGACTTGGATTTTGCGCTAGGTCTTGATGCCAACGCGGACGCCGAAATCACCTGGGGAGAATTGCGCGCAAAACATGCCGAAATCAGCGCCTATGCCTTGGCGCGTTTGCAATTATCCACACAAGGAAAAATCTGTTCTACCCAAGTGATACAACATTTGGTGGATGATCATACCGATGGTGCCTATGCCGTACTGCGCTTTAAGGCGGTATGTAGCGCACCACTGGATACACTGCAACTGCACTACCAATTATTTTTCGATCTTGATCCTCAGCACAAAGGTCTACTGCGCTTAAATTGTCAAGAGCAAGTCAATACCGCCATTTTCAGTCCCGAAAAAGCTCGGCAAGATTTCAATTTAAAGCAAGTGAGCAAGTTCACGCAATTTCTCGATTACGCGCGTGAAGGGGTTTGGCATATCTGGATAGGCTTTGATCACATCTTATTTTTACTCGCCCTCTTATTGCCTGCCGTGGTGGTCCGCCAAGAAAAGAAATGGCTGGCGGTAAGTGCTTTCCAACCGGCTTTCTGGTCGGTACTCAAAATTGTTACGGCATTTACCCTAGCCCACTCTATCACCTTGACATTGGCAACGCTGGGCTTGATTAGCCTGCCTTCACGCTGGGTAGAAGCGATCATCGCTGCTTCCGTGGTAGTGGCGGCCTTGAATAATATTTATCCGCTCTTTCGAGAGCGACGCTGGCTCATGGCTTTCGTTTTTGGTCTGATTCATGGCTTTGGTTTTGCCAGCGTATTGAGCGATTTAGGCTTGCCGCAGAGCACGCTGGGCTTGGCACTACTGGGTTTTAATCTTGGTGTGGAACTCGGCCAACTGGCGATAGTCGGGATTTTTCTGCCTAGCGCTTTTAGCCTGCGCCATACATGGTTTTATCGACGCTTTATTTTACTAGGCGGCTCGATCTCGATTGCCCTACTAGCCATGATCTGGTTGATCGAACGCGCCTTCGATATAAAACTTTTAGGCTTTTAA